A region from the Geobacter benzoatilyticus genome encodes:
- a CDS encoding CapA family protein, whose translation MRLTPAIIAILIATLAVPASGADGIVVTCVGDIMLAGSATPSLARTGYDHPFAKTARELRMADIAIGNLEAPLTTGGTEFREKTYRFRANPAAAAALKRAGFSVLTLANNHMMDYGTDGLRDTLAILARHGIAHTGAGASLAVARRETVVQARGKRVAFLAYSLTFPSEFYATVNQPGTAPGYPVYVREDVRRARTKADYVVVSFHWGAERAEFPKQYQMETARMAIDAGADAIIGHHPHVLQGIEFYRGKPILYSLGNFAFGSRSTAADRSVMAKLTFTGDGCAVDLIPLNVLYRETRYQPAILAGPKGADLKERLNRLSLPFGTVISGSAERFTARAPGSEKRLAVVR comes from the coding sequence ATGCGCCTGACTCCGGCTATTATTGCCATCCTCATCGCCACGCTCGCTGTCCCCGCCTCCGGCGCCGACGGGATCGTCGTCACCTGCGTCGGCGACATCATGCTCGCGGGCAGCGCCACCCCTTCCCTTGCCCGGACGGGGTACGACCACCCCTTCGCGAAAACGGCCAGGGAGCTTCGGATGGCCGACATCGCCATCGGCAATCTTGAAGCGCCCCTTACCACAGGAGGTACGGAGTTCCGGGAAAAAACGTACCGCTTCCGGGCAAACCCGGCTGCCGCTGCGGCATTGAAGCGGGCGGGCTTTTCGGTCCTTACCCTTGCCAACAACCACATGATGGATTACGGCACCGATGGACTCCGTGACACCTTGGCAATTCTCGCCCGCCACGGCATTGCCCATACCGGAGCAGGAGCGTCGCTGGCTGTTGCCCGCCGGGAGACCGTGGTGCAGGCCAGGGGAAAACGGGTCGCCTTCCTCGCCTACTCCCTCACCTTCCCCTCCGAGTTCTATGCCACTGTGAACCAGCCGGGCACCGCCCCCGGCTACCCCGTTTACGTACGGGAGGATGTCCGGCGGGCAAGGACAAAAGCCGACTATGTGGTGGTATCGTTCCACTGGGGAGCGGAACGGGCGGAATTCCCGAAACAGTACCAGATGGAGACGGCCCGGATGGCAATCGATGCCGGCGCCGACGCCATCATCGGCCACCACCCCCATGTGCTCCAGGGGATCGAATTCTACCGGGGCAAGCCGATACTCTACAGCCTCGGCAACTTCGCCTTCGGCAGCCGGAGCACCGCCGCCGACCGGAGCGTCATGGCAAAGCTGACCTTCACCGGTGACGGATGTGCCGTGGACCTGATCCCCCTGAACGTCCTTTATCGGGAGACCCGATACCAGCCGGCCATACTGGCGGGGCCGAAGGGGGCAGATCTCAAGGAACGGCTGAACCGGCTGTCGCTTCCCTTCGGCACGGTGATTTCAGGTTCGGCGGAGCGGTTCACTGCCAGGGCCCCCGGAAGCGAGAAGCGCCTCGCCGTCGTCCGCTGA
- the thpR gene encoding RNA 2',3'-cyclic phosphodiesterase, translating to MRLFVAIDLPEEVRQSVTDICRGLAGVRWLPPEQLHLTLRFMGEADDAVNAAIRKGLATIASPPFPLTLSGTGCFPSPRRPRVLWVGLNSSEPLMELQQKVETAVAAAGLPTEERPFSPHITLARLRDHRGGDVAPFLAQNASFASGPFMVDAFHLYSSILTAKGAIHRREASYPLVG from the coding sequence ATGCGCCTGTTCGTGGCAATCGATCTTCCTGAAGAGGTCAGGCAGTCGGTGACTGACATCTGCCGGGGACTGGCCGGCGTGCGGTGGCTGCCGCCGGAGCAGCTTCACCTGACGCTGCGGTTCATGGGAGAAGCGGACGATGCCGTCAACGCGGCGATCCGCAAAGGACTGGCAACAATCGCAAGCCCGCCATTCCCCCTCACCCTCAGCGGCACGGGCTGCTTCCCCTCCCCCCGGCGTCCCCGGGTTCTCTGGGTGGGACTCAACAGCAGCGAGCCCCTCATGGAACTCCAGCAAAAGGTGGAAACGGCAGTGGCGGCAGCCGGGCTCCCGACGGAAGAGCGCCCCTTCTCCCCCCATATCACCCTGGCCCGCCTGCGGGACCATCGGGGAGGTGACGTCGCCCCCTTCCTGGCGCAAAACGCCTCCTTTGCGAGCGGGCCGTTCATGGTGGACGCATTCCACCTCTATTCGAGCATCCTCACGGCAAAGGGGGCCATCCACCGGCGGGAGGCGAGTTATCCACTTGTGGGGTGA
- the dnaJ gene encoding molecular chaperone DnaJ translates to MAEKRDYYEVLEVHRNASDTEIKKAFRKLAIQYHPDKNPGDKEAEEKFKEITEAYEVLSDSQKRAQYDQFGHAGMGAGGFSGGGFGGFGAGTPFGDIFGDIFGDIFGGRPRGSRGRRGDDLQYNLELTFEEAAFGIEKEIEVPFGKRCGDCGGSGAKPGTEPKVCPTCRGAGQVRFQQGFFSVSKTCSHCNGEGRVVENPCPTCRGKGMVRDTKTLSVKVPAGVETGTRLKMTGEGGQGTKGGSNGDLYVVIAVKEHPIFTREDNDVVCEIPISFVQAALGCEIEVPTLDGKVSMKVPEGTQSGRIFRLRGKGVPQLQGYGRGDQMVVVKVETPSNLNKRQRELLEEFARISGEDAHPMKKNFFDKVMDLFS, encoded by the coding sequence TTGGCAGAAAAACGCGATTACTACGAGGTGCTCGAAGTCCACCGCAATGCGTCGGATACCGAGATCAAGAAGGCATTCCGCAAGCTGGCCATCCAGTACCACCCGGACAAGAACCCCGGGGACAAGGAAGCGGAGGAGAAGTTCAAGGAGATTACCGAGGCCTACGAGGTTCTCTCCGATTCCCAGAAACGGGCGCAGTACGATCAGTTCGGCCATGCGGGGATGGGGGCCGGAGGCTTTTCCGGCGGCGGTTTCGGCGGTTTTGGCGCCGGCACCCCGTTTGGGGATATTTTCGGCGACATCTTCGGTGACATCTTTGGGGGGCGCCCCCGGGGAAGCAGGGGGCGGCGGGGGGACGACCTCCAGTACAATCTGGAGCTCACCTTCGAAGAGGCGGCGTTCGGCATCGAGAAGGAGATTGAGGTCCCCTTCGGCAAGCGGTGCGGAGATTGCGGCGGCAGCGGCGCCAAGCCCGGCACCGAGCCAAAGGTCTGCCCCACCTGTCGCGGCGCAGGCCAGGTCAGGTTCCAGCAGGGGTTTTTCAGTGTCAGCAAGACCTGCAGCCATTGCAACGGCGAGGGGCGCGTGGTGGAGAACCCCTGCCCCACGTGCCGCGGCAAAGGGATGGTGCGCGATACCAAGACCCTTTCCGTAAAAGTTCCGGCCGGTGTCGAGACCGGCACCCGTCTCAAGATGACCGGAGAGGGGGGGCAGGGGACGAAAGGGGGAAGCAACGGCGACCTCTATGTGGTCATCGCCGTGAAGGAGCACCCCATCTTCACCCGTGAGGATAACGACGTCGTCTGCGAAATCCCCATCAGTTTCGTCCAGGCGGCCCTGGGATGCGAGATAGAAGTGCCGACCCTTGACGGCAAGGTTTCCATGAAGGTCCCCGAGGGTACCCAGTCGGGGAGGATATTCCGCCTCAGGGGCAAGGGGGTTCCCCAGCTCCAGGGCTACGGCCGGGGCGACCAGATGGTGGTGGTCAAGGTTGAAACCCCCTCAAATCTCAACAAGCGGCAGCGGGAGCTTCTTGAGGAGTTTGCCCGCATCAGCGGCGAAGATGCGCACCCCATGAAGAAGAACTTCTTCGACAAGGTAATGGATCTCTTCAGCTGA
- the dnaK gene encoding molecular chaperone DnaK translates to MSKVIGIDLGTTNSCVAIMEGGEPVVIANSEGSRTTPSMVAFAESGERLVGQQAKRQAVTNPENTLFAIKRLIGRKFDTEEVRKDISISPFKIVKADNGDAWVDVRGKMYSPPEISAIVLQKMKKTAEDYLGETVTDAVITVPAYFNDSQRQATKDAGKIAGLNVLRIINEPTAAALAYGLDKKKDEKIAVFDLGGGTFDISILELGDGVFEVKSTNGDTFLGGEDFDQRIIDWIADEFKKEQGIDLRGDKMALQRLKEAAEKAKCELSSSMETDINLPFITADASGPKHLTMKLSRSKLEALCAELLDRLEGPCRTALKDAGLSPSEVDEVILVGGMTRMPAVQKRVQDIFGKTPNKGVNPDEVVAIGAGIQGGVLRGDVKDVLLLDVTPLSLGIETLGSVMTKLIDKNTTIPCRKSQVFSTASDNQPAVTIHVLQGEREMASDNKTLGNFELTGIPPAPRGVPQIEVTFDIDANGIVHVSAKDLGTGKEQSIRITASSGLSKDEIDKMVREAESHAADDKKKRELIEARNHADSLVYSTEKSLKEYGDKIGDDEKKKIEEAAAALKKAMEGDDLDAIKQATEALTQASHKLAEAVYAKAQAEGAAQPGAEAAGDAGDTGAKGGEKVVDADFEEVKDDKK, encoded by the coding sequence ATGAGCAAAGTCATCGGTATCGACCTGGGTACCACCAACTCCTGCGTTGCCATCATGGAGGGTGGGGAGCCCGTTGTCATAGCCAACTCCGAGGGAAGCCGCACTACGCCGTCCATGGTGGCCTTCGCCGAGAGCGGCGAGCGTCTGGTTGGCCAGCAGGCCAAGCGCCAGGCGGTCACCAATCCGGAGAACACCCTCTTCGCCATCAAGCGCCTCATCGGCCGCAAGTTCGACACCGAAGAGGTCCGCAAGGATATCTCCATATCCCCATTCAAGATCGTCAAGGCCGACAACGGCGACGCCTGGGTGGACGTGCGGGGCAAGATGTACTCCCCTCCCGAGATCTCGGCCATCGTGCTCCAGAAGATGAAGAAAACCGCCGAGGATTACCTGGGCGAGACGGTCACCGACGCGGTCATCACGGTGCCGGCTTACTTCAACGACTCCCAGCGCCAGGCCACCAAGGATGCCGGCAAGATTGCGGGGCTTAACGTCCTGCGGATCATCAACGAGCCCACTGCAGCGGCCCTGGCCTACGGCCTCGACAAGAAAAAGGACGAGAAGATCGCGGTATTCGACCTGGGGGGGGGCACCTTCGATATCTCCATACTGGAACTGGGCGACGGCGTCTTCGAGGTGAAGTCCACCAACGGCGACACCTTCCTGGGGGGCGAGGACTTCGACCAGCGGATCATCGACTGGATCGCCGACGAATTCAAGAAAGAGCAGGGGATCGATCTCCGGGGCGACAAGATGGCGCTCCAGCGCCTGAAGGAGGCGGCCGAGAAGGCCAAGTGCGAGCTCTCCTCCTCCATGGAGACCGACATCAACCTGCCGTTCATCACCGCCGATGCTTCCGGGCCCAAGCACCTCACCATGAAACTCTCCCGGTCGAAGCTGGAGGCCCTCTGCGCCGAACTTCTCGACCGTCTGGAAGGCCCCTGCCGCACCGCCCTCAAGGACGCCGGGCTCTCCCCGTCCGAGGTGGACGAAGTTATCCTGGTGGGTGGGATGACCCGTATGCCGGCCGTCCAGAAGCGGGTCCAGGACATCTTCGGCAAGACCCCCAACAAAGGGGTGAACCCGGACGAAGTCGTTGCCATCGGCGCCGGCATCCAGGGCGGGGTTCTCCGGGGCGATGTGAAGGACGTGCTCCTTCTGGACGTGACGCCGCTCTCCCTGGGTATCGAGACCCTCGGCAGCGTCATGACCAAGCTCATCGACAAGAACACCACCATCCCGTGCCGCAAGTCCCAGGTCTTCTCCACGGCCAGCGACAACCAGCCGGCGGTTACCATTCACGTCCTCCAGGGGGAGCGTGAGATGGCTTCCGACAACAAGACCCTCGGCAACTTCGAACTGACCGGTATCCCGCCGGCACCCCGCGGCGTCCCCCAGATCGAGGTTACCTTCGACATCGACGCCAACGGCATCGTCCACGTGTCGGCGAAGGATCTCGGCACCGGCAAGGAGCAGTCGATCCGGATTACCGCATCATCGGGTCTCTCCAAGGATGAGATCGACAAGATGGTCCGGGAGGCCGAGTCCCATGCTGCCGATGACAAGAAGAAGCGGGAGCTGATCGAGGCCCGCAACCACGCCGATTCACTCGTCTACTCCACCGAGAAGTCTCTCAAGGAGTATGGTGACAAGATCGGCGACGACGAGAAGAAGAAGATCGAAGAGGCCGCAGCCGCCCTCAAGAAAGCCATGGAGGGTGACGACCTGGATGCCATCAAGCAGGCCACCGAAGCCCTGACCCAGGCATCACACAAGCTGGCCGAGGCGGTCTATGCCAAGGCCCAGGCCGAGGGTGCCGCCCAGCCGGGCGCCGAGGCGGCCGGAGATGCCGGCGACACCGGCGCCAAGGGTGGCGAGAAGGTTGTGGACGCCGATTTTGAAGAAGTGAAGGACGACAAGAAATAA